In the genome of Palaemon carinicauda isolate YSFRI2023 chromosome 15, ASM3689809v2, whole genome shotgun sequence, one region contains:
- the LOC137654532 gene encoding uncharacterized protein, with protein sequence MTMEFSGPGTLADVEEDLALSDDNVEEHLLTQEHWPRLVSTKSHKLIPAGAAPSLMDHTTTSNKRCMEHDSDSSNEPLSPAAKTTKCDASSSQNKVLNSSLPRPTIQIIPTMATKTVLPAFAPRSEYIKLLFRENPGVNVKLRWLSEVTKMFSLDRELAEVKMSAVTSRFVYISRHRLDIINRVKGGEVLSLVLDVQDAVDRPRKFPTYLITRYPVDVDPSLAKELTGVHTVRRFLQDGKSINRIVITWSHPDPPPPFVNFSFLPCLPSCELRRMPDEKPWCFKCWGIGHISRYCAAPEKCAFCAAEHDSRTCPHRPPVPPTVVDSSSASTSTPLLLPTPDSSHWKCPRCNEPGVNVWHGCTRRSGSASNQLIAQQLPVPSIKPTVTASSQVTTLRNAVDVLKSRCDSLTSRFEAIESRLESMDTRIDSLVTSFDNLTSKFATNDNTLQSLVEAQQVVITSVTTLTEKLDSLATHLESVTNPHTGPLPRDTPPMHTRVTTASSSSRRSSKGHVR encoded by the coding sequence atgactatggaattctcgggacctggtactctcgctgatgttgaggaggaccttgctctaagtgatgataatgttgaagagcatctgcttacccaggaacattggccacgacttgtctctactaaatctcataagttgatccctgctgGTGCAGCTCCTAGTCTCATGGACCATACCACTACCTCTAACAAAcgatgtatggagcatgattcagatagcagtaatgagccattatcccctgctgctaaaactacaaagtgtgatgcttcttcctctcaaaaTAAAGTTCTAAATAGTTCCCTGCCTAGACCTACTATTCAGATTATACCTACCATGGCTACAAAAACTGTTCTCCCTGCCTTTGCTCCACGTtctgaatacataaagctcctattcAGAGAAAATCCGGGGgttaatgtgaagcttcgctggctatcagaggttaccaagatgttcagcctcgatcgggaattggctgaagttaaaatgtctgcggtcacttctcgatttgtatacatttcgaggcatcgcctggatattataaatagggtcaagggtggtgaggttctgtcacttgtgttagatgttcaggatgctgtagacagaccccgtaagttccctacatatctcatcactcgatatcctgtggatgtagacccttcattagctaaggaactgacaGGGGTGCACACTGTACGTCGTTTCCTACAGGATGGGAAGTCCATCAATCGTATTGTCattacttggagccacccagatccacCCCCGCCTTTTGTTAACTTCTCCTTCCTCCCTTGTCTACCATCATGTGAATTACGCAGAATGCCAGACGAAAAGCCATGGTGTTTCAAATGCTGgggtatcggtcacatctcacgatactgtgctgcccctgaaaagtgtgcattttgtgctgctgagcatgacagtcggACCTGCCCTCATCGGCCCCCTGTACCACCCACAGTGGTTGACAGTTCTTCAGCATCAACATCAACCCCATTACTTCTACCTACACCGGACTCCTCGCATTGGAAATGCCCGAGATGTAATGAGCCTGGAGTCAATGTGTGGCATGGCTGTACCAGGCGTTCAGGCTCTGCATCGAACCAGCTTATTGCACAACAGCTTCCAGTGCCATCAATCAAACCCACTGTTACTGCCTCCTCACAAGTGACTACACTTCgtaatgctgtagatgtcctcaagtctcgatgtgactcccttacatcacgttttgaagccattgaatctcgtttagagagcatgGATACTCGCATTGACAGTCTCGTAACCTCCTTTGACAatctaacttctaaatttgctactaATGATAACACACTACAATCTCTTGTTGAAGCTCAGCAGGTTGTTATCACATCAGTTACTACACTAACTGAGAAACTTGACTCACTTGCTACACATCTTGAGAGTGTTACTAATCCCCATACAGGACCTTTGCCACGGGATACACCACCAATGCATACCCGTGTCACCACTGCCTCTTCATCTAGTCGCCGTTCTTCCAAGGGACATGTTCGATaa